One Malassezia vespertilionis chromosome 6, complete sequence genomic window, AATGCGTGGCACCTCGTCCCGACCCAGCACCTacagcaccgccgccgacCAAGCCTAAGAAACCGTCGCTGGGCATCAAGAGGCTGGGCGCAAAGCCACTCGCACAGCCGCTAAAGCGCCCGGCATCTTCCCCTCCAGCCCAAGATAGCTGGGCGTGGGGAGAAGCAGAAGACGCAGCGAGCGACTGGGGCTGGGGCAGTGACCAGGAAATTGAGTCTATGACgcaggccgccgcgccgcacgactCTCCGCCTGCGCCCGACTCTGGCGCATCCATGGATGCATGGGATTGGACCGACGACCAAGAGTCGCAGCTCTCGAGTGCCGGCCCTTCGCCGTCGCTCTCGGGCGCACTCACGCCTTCAGTCGAGAAAGAAGCCGTGCCATGGATTGTATCCCAGCGCACGACCCAACTGCTCcaggtgctcgagcagcaaTGGCAGCTGCTTAGCGACCCGACCGCCGTCCAAACAAAACACGCGCATCACGCCATGGTCCAGGCATTGTATGAAAGTGCGTGCCTCTATCGTACATTGATGCCCGTCGCACATGTGCAGTTTCTGGAAAGTGTTCCGCTGCTTTCCATGCTATTTGCCAACGACTGTGCCTATATAGCCGACAAACTGCGCGGCTACGCCGACAGGACACCGCAGCTCcctggcgcgccgatccACGTTGCTGGCGCCAATACGACACTGGAAACGGTCCTTGCCACCGAAGCTTCGCAAGTAGAGCAGGTCGGTGAgcaatggcgcgcggcgcaactggcgatgcagacgcgcgtgctcgacgAAAGTCTAAACGAAGCGGACGGCTTCTTGCGCACCGAAGATCCACAGCGATTTGCGGCAtgcgagcgcgccgtcggcCAAGTCAATCACATCCTGCAGCATCTTGCCAACGTATGGCAGCGCGTGCTGACCCACCAAGTCCTCGTGCGCATCCTCGGCGATTTGGTCCAGCATGTTTTTGTGCATGTGCTACAATGCAtggaggcgctcgacgatATCAGCGAGCCTGAGAGCATGCGGCTCGCACAGCTCTGCCGCACGCTGGCTGACGCACAGCAGCACATGTTCGCGAgtgtcgcgcacgtcgacaTGGACAGCGCCGGAGCGCTCGCCGCCACCGTTGTCCCGAGCTGGTTCAAATTTTCCTACCTCCCCGAGATCCTCACGGGCTCTTTGGCGGACATTGACTTTTTGCTCTTTGACAGCGGCGGTGCGTTGCTGGATTATACACGCAGTGAGATTGTGGCGTTGGTGCGCGCCCTCTTTGCCGAGACGCCCCaccggcgcaagctgctggAGCGTGTCCATAAAGCACCGTGGTGATAGCGCAAAGCGACTGCAGCGCTATAGACAGTTATTATAACCGGGGAATAGAACATCACGTCATGCAGGGAGACCCGCAGGATTGTTTGCAGAGAAAATGAACAGGTTGTTGGTCGCGGCAATCGCGATGGTCTCCTCGTGCGGGTGGTAGCTCGCGTGCAAAATCTTTTTGTTGAAGTCGATATTGTTGAGGTtggctgcgcttgccagGCCGTTCTTCCCGCCCTTGTTCATTGACGCGAGCTTTTTCGACTTGAACGCAGACTTGTCCGCCTGGAGCACGATGTCCGACTGTCGTTCCCAGTCGACCAAATGGAAGTAGTTGCTGTAGCTGCCCGTGAGCACGGTGGAGCCCGCAGGGCCCCAAATCCCTTCAAACTTGTCAAAAATGCAGTCGTTCTCGTAAAGGTCGCACAGTTTCGGGCGCAAGGAATCGTGAATGGGAATAGTCGCAAGCGGACGGGATTCCATGTTCACGTCCCAGACCTTGAGCGTGAGATAATCGCGCGAGAGGATATAGCGGCCGTCGTGGCTGAACCGCACGTCCGAGATGCTGCTGATAATCTCGCTAAAAAAGGACTTGTTGTTCAcatcctcttcctcctgGAATAATTTTGCGTGCCGgtcgcacagcgccgaTTCACGCATGTCCGCGAGCTTGATTGTGCCTTTGGAGCTTGAATACACTAGTTCATTGCAGTGAGTCGGATGGaattgcgcggcggtgaTCACTTCCGTGAGTTCTTCCATATTTACCGGCTTGATATCGACAATGTTGAAACTCTTGTCGCTAGTCCCCAAATTCCAGAGATTGATGCGCAGATCGTCCGCGCTGATGAATGTCTCCTCATCCGAATTCACCGAGAGAGAGTTAATATGATATGCATGTGCGTTCGCATAGATTTTGCGAGGAACTGCAGCTACAATGGTGTCGTGATAGACCAACCGGGGCAGGCGCAAGAGGCGCGACTGTTCGGCGCTAAGCTGGGGCGATAcgcccggcgcgccaagcttcAACAAGCTTGGGTGCAATACGCCCTCGTCCCGTGCGCCATCCATTGTGCTGCTGGACATAAGCATGGCTGCAGGATCGTCGCCCGTAGCAAGACTCCCCTCCGCGACGGCATTCAATGGTTTGTCAAACACCTTCCACAGCTTGATGGTTTTATCTGGTGTTAGTCAAGCGGAGTACGCACCATTCGTGCTCAGCAGCATGTGTGCAGCATTCTGCCTCCGGCACCAGCAAATCTGATTGATTTTCTCCTCAATCTCGAGCGACTTGAGGTAGTCGAATTCGGGCTCGTGCGACTGGAACTCGGTGTGGAAGCGGTACTCACAGCCTTGCTTCTTTCCCGCATCGTTCCGCTCAAACATCACAACACGTCCTCCCTTGTCTCCCGTGGCGAGGTAGTTGCCGGTAGGATCAAACTCGACCGTGGAAATGATGTCCGCCTCGGTAATGTCGTCTACATCGCCCTTGTCGCCAAAGCACTGCGCAAACCGCCAGGCGTTGGAAGGGGTCTCACCTGCGGTGTTCTCGCTCTCCATGATATATTTTTTCTATCGGTGCGTTGCGCAAGTTGAGCGGCACCGCCTGACCAGAAACTCGCGCGTCAATGCCCCTAGCGGTAAAAAGCCCAAACGCAAACGAAGCCCGTCCAAAGGCAGAACTATCACGTGATTTAGCCCGCTCGGACCATCTGCAGCTATGGAACGGCACGTTGTTGGATGCGCGCTTGGAAAAATGCGTACTCGGcttcgagcgcgcgcttttggTTTTGGAGGGTGCGGAAGCCTGTTGTGTAAGCGGAGGTATGACGTACCGTGGCCTTCGTTCGGAAGCTCGACATACTCGACCACACCGCCGTGCTCCCGAATCTTGGCCGCTATGGCGCGGCCTTGTTCTGGAGGCACAACCTTGTCCTGTGTGCCCTGGAACAAGAGCACTGGCGTTTTGATATTGTGTGCTTGAAATATCGGGCTCCTTTCGTGGTATATATGGGGAATCGTGTCAGGAgtgccgccaagcagccCAGTCAAGTAGTGCGACTCAAATTTATGAGTATGCTGTGCAAGGCGCAAAAGATCACAAATACCGTACGCGCTGTATCCAGCACAAAATGTATCCGGAAATGTAGATAGACTGTGGAGCACAGTGTATCCTCCAGACGAACGTCCACTGATGCATATGCTGGACGGATCGACGCGGAGTGGCGCTTTTTTTTCCTGGGCGCCAAAGAGGGCTGGGTAGATGCAACGGTATGTTTCAATGTACAGAGGTGCAGGCGGCATTAGGTTTGGGTATACAATGTGCAGGCTTTGACGTTTCGGAGGTACGTTGGTGGCCAGCACGGCATAATCCACAATCCCCCACCGCTGGATCGACTCGAGCATAAAAAAATCGAGGATTGTATTGCGAGAAATAAAGGTCGATTGCACGCGGGAAAAGCCGCGCACAGTATCCAGTTGCACGCCGATATTGGGAAAGACGGTAACAGACTCTGTATGCACACGGCATTGCACACAAACGAAGCTGCacaagagcgcggcgcacaccGCGGCCAGTAGGTTGTGCGGAACTGCGGCGCTACGCAAAACACCGTACACTAGAAAAAATGCAGCCATGCCCGCTCCTGCCCCCAGAAATCTCGTCCCGCCGGTGCGCGAAAGAGTCATGCGATGCACGCCCTCGTTGCACGTCTCCGTGAGCGAAAAATTGTCGACGTTCAAGTGCACCCGCGGTGAACGCTTCCCCGAGAGATGCTCAGCTGCGGCAATGCAGTCTTGACTATCGACAATGCCCCACTGCCCGTGCAAGCGGCTCATGTAAGCATAGCCGTACCCAGTGCTCCCCCCGTAGTTTACCGCACATACACACCAGCCACGCGATGTCCAGTACTGCACGTAAAGATCCAGCGTTGGAAGCGCACTGCTCGTTGGACCGCCATGGACATAAATACGGCACGGAGGAAGTGAGGCTGCGGGTGCTTGATATACAGGATTAGTCGGGGGGTATAGAAAAGCGTGTGCAGATGCCTCTTGGCCCTCGGGCAGCGTTGTAGGAAAGGTGATGCTCTCCGGCACGCTGATATACGCATCCAATGCTGGATCCAAAGCTCCTGTGCGCACCAACACG contains:
- the CDC55 gene encoding protein phosphatase 2A regulatory subunit cdc55 (BUSCO:EOG09261MG9; TransMembrane:2 (o545-562i571-592o); antiSMASH:Cluster_1; COG:T; MEROPS:MER0015682; EggNog:ENOG503NWEP); protein product: MGAACHTLAPYGEWASPITSDLVLATSASIVEIGAGAKDVFFTTASAKEDGRTSLTRLQGHEAEDFVPHTIGSVRSLIHNYGGGAFSVRPDGSPVFAYENAAGCGVGAVDPADKRVEILVHPNTTHRYGDFGAHPSLAALTLAIEEEHGARVQNRLVCLDTRTSPHAKVHILHAAHDFYAYPRFSPDASMVAYVTWEHSSMPFWATQLWVAQVTEADGLLSLIDLVQVAGSNANDAYIVAQQPVWVPGTHTLLYTESSRACAAVCEATIDAGRVTQRDSSRSPGDVQPPLWELNISSLVPIAKKHMLHAESIEGMERLVLTDRTSRSRTVLSTHYTQFAQLRIAHDAQQKPFLVAIASAPRTSPELISIALDPLPSADHINVLVRTGALDPALDAYISVPESITFPTTLPEGQEASAHAFLYPPTNPVYQAPAASLPPCRIYVHGGPTSSALPTLDLYVQYWTSRGWCVCAVNYGGSTGYGYAYMSRLHGQWGIVDSQDCIAAAEHLSGKRSPRVHLNVDNFSLTETCNEGVHRMTLSRTGGTRFLGAGAGMAAFFLVYGVLRSAAVPHNLLAAVCAALLCSFVCVQCRVHTESVTVFPNIGVQLDTVRGFSRVQSTFISRNTILDFFMLESIQRWGIVDYAVLATNVPPKRQSLHIVYPNLMPPAPLYIETYRCIYPALFGAQEKKAPLRVDPSSICISGRSSGGYTVLHSLSTFPDTFCAGYSAYGICDLLRLAQHTHKFESHYLTGLLGGTPDTIPHIYHERSPIFQAHNIKTPVLLFQGTQDKVVPPEQGRAIAAKIREHGGVVEYVELPNEGHGFRTLQNQKRALEAEYAFFQARIQQRALTREFLCFGDKGDVDDITEADIISTVEFDPTGNYLATGDKGGRVVMFERNDAGKKQGCEYRFHTEFQSHEPEFDYLKSLEIEEKINQICWCRRQNAAHMLLSTNDKTIKLWKVFDKPLNAVAEGSLATGDDPAAMLMSSSTMDGARDEGVLHPSLLKLGAPGVSPQLSAEQSRLLRLPRLVYHDTIVAAVPRKIYANAHAYHINSLSVNSDEETFISADDLRINLWNLGTSDKSFNIVDIKPVNMEELTEVITAAQFHPTHCNELVYSSSKGTIKLADMRESALCDRHAKLFQEEEDVNNKSFFSEIISSISDVRFSHDGRYILSRDYLTLKVWDVNMESRPLATIPIHDSLRPKLCDLYENDCIFDKFEGIWGPAGSTVLTGSYSNYFHLVDWERQSDIVLQADKSAFKSKKLASMNKGGKNGLASAANLNNIDFNKKILHASYHPHEETIAIAATNNLFIFSANNPAGLPA